In Mycolicibacterium nivoides, the DNA window AGCCCGCCGTCACCGGCCTGGAGTCCACCCTGCGCTTCATCCTCTCGGCCAAGTCGGCCTACGTCGACGGACAGGTGTACCGCGTCGGCGCCGCCGACTCGACCCCGCCTGCCGATTGGGACAAGCCGCTGGCAGGCAAGGTCGCGGTGGTGACGGGTGCGGCCCGCGGCATCGGAGCGACCATCGCCGAGGTGTTCGCGCGTGACGGCGCGACGGTGGTCGCGGTGGACGTTCCCCAGGCCGCCGAAGACCTGGGCAAGGTCGCCGAGAAGGTCGGCGGCAGCGCGCTGACACTGGACGTCACCTCAGAAGATGCAGTCGACGCGATAATCGCCCATGTCACCGCACAGCACGGTGGCAAGGTCGACGTGCTGGTCAACAACGCCGGCATCACCCGCGACAAGCTGCTCGCCAACATGGACGAGAGCCGTTGGGATTCCGTGATCGCGGTGAACCTTCTTGCCCCGCAGCGACTCACCGAGGGCCTGGTTGCCAGCGGCACGCTCGGTGAGGGCGGCCGGGTGATCGGCCTGTCCTCGATGGCCGGCATCGCCGGTAACCGCGGGCAGACCAACTACGCCGCCACCAAGGCCGGCATGATCGGGCTGACCGATGCGCTGGCACCCGTGCTGGGTGAGAAGGGCATCACGATCAACGCCGTGGCCCCCGGCTTCATCGAGACCAAGATGACCGACGCCATCCCGCTGGCCACCCGTGAGGTCGGCCGCCGGCTGAACTCGCTGTTCCAGGGCGGGAAGCCGGTGGATGTGGCCGAACTGATCGCCTACTTCGCGAGCCCCGCGTCGAATGCGGTCACCGGCAACACCATCCGTGTCTGCGGCCAGGCCATGTTGGGGGCGTGACCGCGTGAACAACATGCTGCGCGCCGTCGTCGGCGCCCTGCCGTTCATCCCGCGCGACGAAACCCTGCCGGCCCGCACCGTCACGGTCGACAACCTGCCCATCGACCCGGCCAACGTTGCCGCCTATGCGCAGGTGACCGGGCTGCGGTTCAGCGACACCCTGCCGCTTACCTACCCGTTCGCGCTGACCTTCCCGACGGTGATGTCACTGGTCACCGGATTCGATTTCCCGTTCGCCGCAATGGGTTCGGTGCACATCGAAAACCACATCACCCAGTACAAGCCGATCAAGGTGACCGACGCCGTCAGCGCGGCCGTGCATGCGGAGAACCTGCGTGAACACCGCAAGGGACTGCTGGTCGACATCGTCACCGAACTCAAGGTCGGCAACGACACCGCCTGGCACCAGGTGACGACGTTCCTGCACCAGCAGCGGACCAGCCTGTCCGGTGAACCCAAGCCGGAGCCGCAGAAGCAGCCGAAGCTGCCGCCGCCCAACGCGGTTCTGAACATCACCGCGGGCCAGATCCGGAACTACGCGTCGATCGGCGGGGACCACAACCCGATCCACACCAACGCGATCGCCGCCAAGCTGTTCGGCTTCCCGACCGTCATCGCACACGGGATGTTCAGTGCGGCAGCGGTTCTGGCGAACATCGAGGGGCAGCTCCCCGATGCGGTCAAGTACTCGGTGCGCTTCGCCAAGCCCGTGGTGCTGCCGGCCAAGGCCGGGCTGTACGTCGAGCGTGACGCCGACGGCTGGGAGTTGACCCTGCGGAACCTCTCGAAGGGTTACCCGCACCTGACTGCCACGGTGAGCCCGCTGCGCTGAGCCCTCGAGTGTGCGTACAGATCGCGTTTTCACGGTCGATCTCGATCTGTACGCACACTCGGCAGCGGACCTACGCTGAGCCTGGACCACGTACGGCCCTCGTCAGCAACCACCCGATGAACGAAAGTTCGGCGACCGCCGCAACTGTCAGGGCGATCGGCGAGATGGCTGCGCCGAAGTCCGGGGCCAGGAAGCGGGCGAACACATCAACGAGGTGACCGAGACATCCGGTCATCAGCAGGACACCCAGGACCTTCGGGAAGTAGCCCGACCTGACGACGAGGTAACCCAGCGGCAGCAGCCACAGGCCGAAGAACGTCTGGGCGATGAGGTACCCATCGCGTTGCAGGTCGGAGAACAGCATGACCAGCTGGTCGGAATCAGTTGGACCGAAGGCGTAGTGACTGGTGGCGATCAACAGCGCCGCATTCTGATTGAGCAGGCTCAGGCTCTGGATCGCGACACTGACCGCGACAAAGGTGACCATCGCGGCGGCGGCGAGCTGGTCGACATGCTTGAAAAGCGCGTATAGGGCCATGCCGGTCGACAGAAAGGCCGTGGCCCCCAGGAGTTCGCTGACGAAGCCGACGCGGAACAGGTCGGCAGAAGTACTGATGTTGGCGGTCGTGGCCGCTGCGTTCCCTGGCTCCACCATGCGTGAGTTCACCAGCCCAGCGAAGATCGTGAGCACGGCGACGGCCAGATAGAGGGACCCGGCGATCCTCGCGAGCGCCCTGGGTGTGACATGCGGGGCGGACGCGAACCCGACGTTCACGCCGGACCACTGGCGTGGGCGAGGGCAGACGCGGTCAGCCGACCGACGATGGCCGGTGCCTCATGGACGAGGGCGTCGTTCTCCACGGCCTCGACCATGAAAAGCGCATAGTCCACGCGACGGGTCAGGTTGCTCGCCAGGACAGGATCACCCACGTGCCGGCTCCAGACCGGCAGACCCTGACTGTCGCCCTCCTCCAGGTCACTGCCACGCACGACTGTCCAGCGGGTGTCACTGGCGAAGATCCTCCGGCACGCCTCCACCTGGTCGTACAAGTCCACGACCCGGGCAAGCTTGGCCAGCCGCCCGAGCACGGCCGCATACAACTTGAACTTCCGGGTATAGCGGTCCTTACCGTCGCGGGTGATGTGCCACCCGCACGAGAACACCAGGCGGGCATCCGGGCCGGCGTGGTCGAGCACCGCTTGGGCCGTACCAGAGGCGTAATGGTTCATCCCC includes these proteins:
- a CDS encoding NAD(P)-dependent oxidoreductase, whose protein sequence is MKPIGSDEVSKTGTGRKVCIVGASGKLGRYLVKHALDRGYEVVGVCREQSVAKLADFEGQITVIPGATDDRAVIARAVSGCDAVLTVLVPWGMNHYASGTAQAVLDHAGPDARLVFSCGWHITRDGKDRYTRKFKLYAAVLGRLAKLARVVDLYDQVEACRRIFASDTRWTVVRGSDLEEGDSQGLPVWSRHVGDPVLASNLTRRVDYALFMVEAVENDALVHEAPAIVGRLTASALAHASGPA
- a CDS encoding DUF4386 domain-containing protein, which codes for MNVGFASAPHVTPRALARIAGSLYLAVAVLTIFAGLVNSRMVEPGNAAATTANISTSADLFRVGFVSELLGATAFLSTGMALYALFKHVDQLAAAAMVTFVAVSVAIQSLSLLNQNAALLIATSHYAFGPTDSDQLVMLFSDLQRDGYLIAQTFFGLWLLPLGYLVVRSGYFPKVLGVLLMTGCLGHLVDVFARFLAPDFGAAISPIALTVAAVAELSFIGWLLTRAVRGPGSA
- a CDS encoding MaoC/PaaZ C-terminal domain-containing protein, translating into MLRAVVGALPFIPRDETLPARTVTVDNLPIDPANVAAYAQVTGLRFSDTLPLTYPFALTFPTVMSLVTGFDFPFAAMGSVHIENHITQYKPIKVTDAVSAAVHAENLREHRKGLLVDIVTELKVGNDTAWHQVTTFLHQQRTSLSGEPKPEPQKQPKLPPPNAVLNITAGQIRNYASIGGDHNPIHTNAIAAKLFGFPTVIAHGMFSAAAVLANIEGQLPDAVKYSVRFAKPVVLPAKAGLYVERDADGWELTLRNLSKGYPHLTATVSPLR
- a CDS encoding 3-oxoacyl-ACP reductase, yielding MASDLFSQVVNSGPGSFLAKQLGVPQPETLRRYRPGQPPLAGSLLIGGEGRVVEPLRAALAGDYDVVSNNIGGRWADSFGGVVLDATGIADAAGLKELYQFFTPVLRNLASCARVVVIGTTPDQAGSVNAQIAQRALEGFTRSLGKELQRGATASLVYLAADAKPAVTGLESTLRFILSAKSAYVDGQVYRVGAADSTPPADWDKPLAGKVAVVTGAARGIGATIAEVFARDGATVVAVDVPQAAEDLGKVAEKVGGSALTLDVTSEDAVDAIIAHVTAQHGGKVDVLVNNAGITRDKLLANMDESRWDSVIAVNLLAPQRLTEGLVASGTLGEGGRVIGLSSMAGIAGNRGQTNYAATKAGMIGLTDALAPVLGEKGITINAVAPGFIETKMTDAIPLATREVGRRLNSLFQGGKPVDVAELIAYFASPASNAVTGNTIRVCGQAMLGA